In Budorcas taxicolor isolate Tak-1 chromosome 16, Takin1.1, whole genome shotgun sequence, the following are encoded in one genomic region:
- the LOC128061156 gene encoding protein FAM209-like, which produces MRSVIRFIFWSACVSSLCAFVFYCLRDDTIELPGKVPCRRHFQSQQNLPEHDRGWLGSKLHWLFLLVVLFVIQMFPGDSDESTVETLPALQGSSLGSSGKKKKKASPNKDYMFDTLNQLETDLVKFVSRARNLKLAMATGSKLSLPSFEVPADKHNNITLYELWGDEDFDEDSE; this is translated from the coding sequence ATGCGGTCTGTAATACGGTTCATTTTCTGGTCTGCGTGTGTCTCCTCTTTGTGTGCTTTTGTGTTTTACTGTCTGAGAGATGACACCATAGAACTCCCCGGGAAGGTGCCCTGCAGAAGGCACTTTCAAAGTCAGCAGAATCTACCAGAGCATGACCGAGGCTGGCTTGGGAGCAAGTTGCATTGGCTTTTTCTCCTCGTTGTGCTGTTTGTGATACAGAtgtttccaggagacagtgacgAGAGTACTGTGGAGACTCTTCCTGCCCTCCAGGGCAGTTCACTTGGCTCTtcgggaaagaaaaagaaaaaggcttcCCCCAACAAAGACTATATGTTCGATACCTTAAACCAGCTTGAGACGGACCTTGTGAAGTTTGTATCCAGGGCGCGGAATCTAAAACTCGCCATGGCAACCGGCAGTAAGCTCAGTCTTCCCAGTTTTGAGGTACCTGCTGATAAACACAATAACATTACACTATATGAGCTATGGGGCGACGAAGACTTCGATGAAGACTCCGAGTAA